GGTCAGTTAAAAAGCCACAAGCCAGCAAACAATATTAAAATCCAACGCAAAATTACATATGAGCCTTTGTGCAAGAATATGGGGCTGAATACAGTTAAAAGCAGAAGAGAAGTCAATAAAAAGCAACCTAGCATGGGTCTTAGTGTCTTCCAGGTGTTTTAAAACTAAGTTAAGGAGGGTAATGGTGGCATCCTCTACCCCCCTCTTAGCTCTGTAAGCAAACTGTAAGCAAATTGTAAGGGATggagtatgtatgtatgtatgtatgcatgtgtaatatgtaaaaataaaatgaattaaaaagaaaattcaaacaTCTGTTCCCAGGCGTCCTCAGCAGGCTCGTCCCTGCAGGTGCACGCGCTGCGGCTCGGTCCGGGTCGCGAGCTGCTCGGCTCGCTGCAGGCGCTGGTGGAGGAGAGGCGACTCCGCGCGCCCTTCATCATCACCTGTGTGGGCAGCGTTACCAAGGCAACGCTGCGGCTGGCAAACGCCACGGCGACGAATACAAATGAGGTACTTGGCAGCAGCGTCGCCTCTGATGTGGCTGCAGGTGTAGaggttgttactgttgttgttgttgtaaaatgAATGGGAGATGATTGCTTGTAAGTCATTAGGGATCGGGGTAGGTAGGGTGTTTAAAAACGATTAGAGGACATCCCCAGGGAGGGGCGGGGTTAAGCTGCGTTCATGTTCTGCGGTACAGCAACTTGACTTGGATGTTTACGTGTTCGGACTCGTTTGAAGCAGTCGACGCACCGCGATTGAAGTTCTCTGTGGACTTTGGTTTCTCCTGGTAATTATCGTCACCCTGTTCACACTTTAACTCACAGTCACTTAGTGATCAAACACCTGAGCTCATGTCTTACAGCAGACCAAGCATTGCAGTGTGAACCACAAACTAAACAAAATCCAGCAAGTGGTTCTGTCTTGTAGTGGCATTTTAAGAGTaatgatcacaaaatgacttggTGATGGAAAtccttcattttcttcattttcttcttgTATTTGAAATGAATCTATCATTCcctatttccttgttggtgacaTCAGGAATTCAGGAAGTTTGAGAAATCCAGACTCCATCACCAAACCCCGAGTTCCCAAGTAGAATTTATCACCTGAAGCTGCAGGGTtaaagtttggtgattttgttcctatatataatgagtctcttcctcctgtagctgttggacccacagacagtactgtctgtagctcttggacccacagacagtattgtctgtagttgttggacccacagacagtattgtctccagtcagctgtcagttgaagcagcgagctccgctgcctcttgctgcaacgagtccaaactgtttgtcttgaatatctcaaaaaaagccgtttgtgtctccacaggaaagtcgagaggaaacatgactcagttcctccgttacgcaactttcactaatcaggaaatcacacaactttttttctctgccgcagcacagagcgctgtggggtgaaaggcggtagagtttggtagaagacgatccgctgaGAGAAATACGTTGGTCACTCTCCATATCCACTTTTACACATGAAAATCAGGATTTATCAAAGTTTTCGTACGTCTGAATTATTTGTAGGTGTGTATTGAAACTCCAATGCACGGTGAGTTTTTGTTGCAAAAGTACaagctggaaagtgagtttgtTGAATCAGTGGTAGGCTAtcgatcaacaaccctatcaactcccacagatatattatagtttgtgctgcagggcagtaaAAACCTGAATCACTGCCCCTTTAACTCGTGAACTCTTTCTGTCAGGTGATCCAGCTGAACGGGCGGTTTGAGATCGTCTCTCTGGTCGGGACGCTGAACCCGGACGCCCACCTGCACATCTGCCTGGCGGACGGGGAGGGCCGGACGGTGGGGGGGCACGTGCTGGGCGGCCTGGAGGTGTTCACCACGGCGGAGGTGGTGGTGGGCGAGGCCGCCGGGCTGCAGTTCACCAGAGAGACGGACGATCGGACCGGCTTCCCGGAGCTGGTGGTGCAGCCGAGGGACCGATCGGGttcatgctgactgactgtacCGTACTCATCGTTAAagactgtgtgttttgttgattAAAGTCATGGTACGTTGATGGTTATGATCATTgtagatgtttgtttttcctttacTAATTCAGATATGACTGTCCGTAAAGGACAAGTTCATCTACATATAATTagtctcttcatccctgtagttcttggacccacagacaatattggctccagattcagctgtcagttgaaagaGCAAGCTCTGCTGcctccaaactgtttgtcaaaatatctccaaaaaagccagccTGTCTTTCCACCAACAGCCAATtcgggagccaatattgtctgctcTTCCAAttctacaggtatgtaagagacaaattatatatagccgaacttatcctttaaactacGGTGGACGCTTATGTTGaaacctgcagcctgttgcAGCAGCTGAACGTGCGTTTGATCGTAGGTAAGGATGTAAATGTTACGCTGAGACTAGCTAGTTTAACACTAAAGCTGTCTGTTTAGTTGCACAATGGAGACTGAAGGTCCATCTGAACTAGTAGAGTGTAAAGGGAAGAGTAATCCAAACTTAATATTAGCTAACTTACACAACAGCGAGAGAAATAGAGGATAAACCTAAAGCTCATTTAACATCGCCACACATCAACAAACAGGCAGGTTATCTCGTATCTTTGTTTCAGCTCAGCTTTTAGTCACATTTGTGCACATAGTGAGAAAATACCAAACCTATACTATGTGCTACATGCATATTAATGAATCTGGTCCAGACGcttttcccctctgctcctctttcaaaataaaagctctcTGTAGAGCAGCTGGAATGCAAGGGTTCATTAGCATTAATGGATCCAGAAACACAAGTCTTCCCTTTATTATAGCTGATTGTTTGTTCATACACTTTTGTCTAAGAAATGTGAGCTATAAAtacatgttgttattattattaaagggACAGGAATGCCTTCTCACTCCCATGTAATTAAAGTAATATtgcacttagttttaacatggggtttattcggcacttgactgccatgaagaccagaatataaactattCACTCACTACTCAAATCAGATGCAGCTGTAGCATTTGAATGAGGTCACAAAAATATCCTGTTACATTTAAGAAGTTTGTGagcagattcaacaacagatcctgcttttaagacaataacgCAGTAATTGGTcggtcgtcattttgcatttctattcttggtttacactaaaattagtatttaaaaaataaaagtagatccagtctcccaaacaggaaccatctctcctaaatggtatccctccgctatgttctcttctatcaataaaaatgctatttggcaaaattatgttgtAAAACGTCGGACCAaaagtcagttgaaaatcacagtagtggaATCTATTGTTGAATATCTTCACGAACGTGTTTCACAtcagttttcagtctgttttcGAGGCCTCAAGGCCATGAGAAGTAAAactctgaacgctacaaacccgtccagctgcatctgatcttggtgagtagtttatattctggttttcatggcggtcaagtgccgaataacgcccatgttaaaactaagtggaatattgctttaaatcaaTATTCAACAAACTATTCTCACAATTCCTCTGTTGATGAGAGCTGACGGCCACTAAATAAAACCCCATTGAGCTGCTTTTCTTGCAATACTCCTATTACACTAGTGATCAAGGCACTGGGGCAGATATACAGACCGTCACGTGCTgcaaaggtcacaggttcaatccccacaaaAGCCTTGTGTCCTGTCAAACTGAACCGCTACCTGCTTCTTCACTGTGAATTGCTTCAGATAGGAGCgtcggctaaatgcctaaaatgtgactGTAGCTCTGAATATCTTCAGGCAATACAGTTTACAccgtcccacacacacacacacacacacacacacacacacacacacacaaacacacagctgccCTGAGCCTGGCAGCCAATAGGAGCGGCTCTGGGGGGGTCGCGGCTTTGCTCTAATAGATGTTTAACTAAGCCGCGGCCTTTCAGAGCCTCTGACCCCCCCCGGTTGCGGGGAGACAATGCGAGAACTCCCCGAAGGATTAGCCGTGACCGAGCCAAGGTCACGGCCGCCGCGGGGAAGAAAGGAAGCCTTCCTCCGCTGCGTGTCGGGGGGGtcggagggaggggagaggggagtggTAACAGCCTTTTGATGGAGTCGAGTTCACATAGATGGAGCTTAATTGGACCGCCGGCCGACCGTCGCAACAGAAATACCCAGTCCGGAAGGTTTTTATCCTCTGCAGCTCCTGGAAAAGTCCTGAGATGTCTGAAGTCAGGTTATCTACAAGTAATAATCcttcacattttaatttgaatttctgttttccaactctctatcactgattgctctaacccaacagtgatccaacctatatccagttcataaatcttctccactgttctaaacagccggtgtctggtcgctctttcctgggaaaaatcctctgccgcacaggaagtgatgcgttttacatttccggtttgtttagaatcaacagaagaagaagaactgggtagttagcatgagcagtgatagccaccatggctgaacagacagagaaaagagaaactcaaactgcagcaacaggaaatccaagctccgcccacactgtttgattgacaggtgatctgtgggaagtgcagtgcagaaacaccacagtgaggctgagggacaaagatggagactgaattttaaaaaaaaacatggatcttgcagattaccactttaaaactCATTGAGTACAGCTGAGTATATAGTAAGCCTAAATTCACTTTAGGCCTTTAAATCGTTGCATGCATTCTGATAGATCTACAGTTGTCTTCAAATTCACGCGcatttgcaaaaaaaactggcattaaaaaagCTCTTAAAAAGTCTTCAATGTACTTGATGGAACTTGCAGACAGCCTGTTtcatcccctctccccctccttctgaGTCTTAAATCAGGATTTCAAGACTCACTGCAAGATAAAATGACTTTTAGATGGTGATTTCCTGCAGAGTGCGGCGGCTCGGCTCTGCTGGGTCTCATGATTGCGACGGGAACAGCAGTGAGACTCTCAGCACTGAACTGAGAGCCGCGGGTCCCGAGCGGTCACCGGGGAGCAGGATGCTTTTTGACATCAATTTCAAGTAATTGATCTTGTTCACACGCCGGCCAATTCTGaacacttggggtgggaaactctacagCCCGGCTCTGGTCTGATGTAGCCTACGATGTGCATGTTGGTACAAACATTtaacagattccccactgaaaagcatattagaaacaaatggatctcgAGAATCTGGAAGGATtatataggttcacattttaatattcgGCCCATTATCGCTAGTCttggtagctagctaacttccctgctaaattcaagcagatgttgttgttgttcctgagATTGTTAGCTAATTATGATAATAATTAAATAGCTGAAGTCCttacttatgtgttgaagtaacgctAGTTTTATATTTGCCAGTCTTCCGAGTAGAGTTTTACCCACACCAAgcgttcaaaatggccgccatgtgaataaggccaataaatgaatgagtgaattcTGGCcttggagaggaaaagaaaccCAAATATTACAACTGATTCTCTGTAGAAGGGATAATGTTGAAAACAAAAACGGACAAGAGAAAGTCAGCGATTGCTCTGCTTGTCTTTaaagaagaggatgatgaaTCCATTCTGAAACAGAGATGAAACTGAAAGAGTGATGCTTACTTACCGTCAGTGTATTTGTTTGAtcgtacagaaaaaaaaagcgtTTCCTGAGGCGACTTAAGTGAATTTCCTCCATTTTgacttctgtttttgtcttctcctcctcagatTTAGTGTCCAAAACCCTGGCACACAGtttggaagagagagacacctgCTGTGACCAAACCACTGAAAATAAGGGACATATCCATCCAGCATCCTGTGTGATCACAACCTAATGGAtgttatttaaaatgtactgaagtacttcagtcaaaacataaaaTGACCTTACTGTCCAGAAGGAAATAGCCTACAGTTTGTAAGGCCAGTACAGAAAACACTGTGGCCATTATGCACAGCAGCGGACAGATACAACACAGTCACAAGTTCAAGAGTTCACTCAGTGGGGAGAAAAACTATGCTCAATCTATAGCCtggctcttcctcttcttcttcttctttttcttcttcttcttcttcttcttcttcttcttcttctgtctctccttggTGCGCAGCATACAAGACGCAATCAGgtctacagtttgttttctttggtctgaaccagagtggaaaaggtcactttgttgtattttttgtatttggtttgtttagtttcacactgaccaatcacaagccaaccagagcttgtaaacaaaagtcacatgactcacaagtagcttgtttgaCAGAGTTTTGGTCATCCTGCCAACTCTGATTCCActccctgtaactttatctaacacgacggacttgtctgtctcttcttctgtggtgttcataccagttaagaacacatgaagaaatagctgaatatgagcatcagtccagacttcattttgttctgctaggctttccgtgtccgtctccttctacccataatcccttgtgttttggggtggtttcctctagttggttggattaacaaaccgcaccgcagttagaggactgagactctcgtgccgggttagggttagttctGGTGTTCTTAGCCCAGGGTTTATATTTAGCATTTTACtgtacatacagcatgcattgcaagaTGATTGGTGGAAATGTAAGGGTGGAGGTGTAGACAGAggtaaatgggctgtaactctaaatgacaccaggATTCTCCTTTAAAGAATAGCAGGTAACTTCAGTCACcttcacagactggatcctctagattttagTGAATACTGGACTCCAGCTAATGATTTTTAATGATTTGGAGAGGCCTGTATAACACTTTGGACTACAGCTCTTCAGTGATCGGAGGTAATTAGATTTAAAGAGGCAGCCAGGAAAGCAAACTGTGAACATTTCTCAGCCGATCATTTGCGACTCGTTGCGTGTTGTGCTGCTTCCCGGCGGACGCGGCCGCGCGTCGGCCGGGCAGCCGGCAGCCGCACATTAAAGCAGAGCTACAAAGCGTTCGGCGCCGCAgctttgtgcttttgttttgctctgttgACACAGCATGGTGGCCGAAAGCGTTGGTGGTCTGCCCCAGTGCCCCCTGGGAGGCGGTTTTACGCATACAACTAAGCAGCTCAGTTCTCTTTTGTGACAAATTAGACGGCAAGCGCAGCGGCCCAAAGCGGATGTTCTGGATTTGAAATATAGCTTTTGATCTAAACACAAGAAGAATCCTCAATCctcatcagtttttttttttttaaatgtagcaTCTTCATCTACCGGAGGTGATTAAAGATTCGTGTCGTGCTTTCTTCCTACGCTTACATGCACTCGTTTCGGTCATTTCCACAGAGCAAATCTGAGTTCTCCTCTGTTGAAACCTCTGTGAGTAACAAGTTCAGGAgtgatgcttgtttttttttattaatgttcCACAGCAGCGTCGGCGGTCGCCGCCGTGCTGCGAGACGCCAATTACATTTTACTGTGAAGCTCTTCCACAGAGAGGAGCCTGCAGCCTCACCTCCTCTGTGCTGTTTAGAGCCGGctgaggctgcgttcacactgcagagcAAACACCACAATTAGGGTTTTTCCTTCACATGCGACACACAGCAACGATTCTGaccaaaaaaattaaagtccgtGATATGATCGTTTTTATATCTGcaaaaaataaactcaaatcTAAATGCTATCAACAGAAATCCATGATTAAGAATTTTTCTCATCGTGATTTGGCATAAATCCACAAGTTGTTACATGGAACATCAATAGACCacattttctctccatcctgctTAATTTCCTGCATCAAAAAATGTTTACAGATCTTCTGTAATGATGTAGATCTCTAAAGAGCTTTTAGCCGACATGTTAGCTGTAGGAGCTATTTCATTAGTttgattatttcattattattatttgttatttttgcatttgtttgtattttatttttgtacttttacttttgcttttgaactggaaaaataaaatcaacctAAATGTGGATCTTGCCTGGACAATGGACTTCTTAAATTGCCTGAGTACAACCCAAGTGAAATGGTGCATCAGTGGCCTTTTGTCGTAAGTTTTATTTTCAAGAAAATCCTTTTGACAAATAACCAATACATTAGCAGTGTTtagctccgttcacactgcagctgagagTGTCGCAATTCTGATTTTGTGACTCAAATCTGACATTTTCTGATcggtgtgaacagcaaaaagctgcatggagtcgctttttttcactttccatCTGAATCATGATCCTGAGGCATGAGACCTACATGCAACAtgtatttgaacgctcaaatctgaatttgtcagcgttgccatgacaataagtaaatcttacaTAATGCACCTGAGACATTAATCATAATTTTGGCTTGGCTGAACAGTTGTTGAAGAATTGAGTATAAACGATAAATGATTAATAAAGTAAGTAATCAATCATTCAAGAGGTCTGTGTCTTCTTTCCAAAAAGGTTTATAATACGTGCACGGAGAGAAGAAAGATGCAAGCTGGTGGCAGGGTCTTTGCTCTCTGAATAGTGAAGCAAAAAACAGGATATAAGTATGATTTTCAAAGACAAGGAGTGGATAGGGGAGGGTTGAAAGTGTAACTATTGGTACTGTGTGTGAGTTTCACATGTCCTTGACTTTCTGATAAAGACAAATAAAGATCTGGTAAACAAGTTGCATGAAGGATTCAGTacttttccactctgcaaacagatacacactaaAGAAAGAATGATATATTTAATGCATATAAATGATTCAAGTTGAGttgagacacaacaatggaaagaaagccagATAGCAACatgattggtatttggggaaACGGCTCGATTCAGTCAAAACTCGGAGACTCCTACTACAACTGCAGTGTGTTGAAACAAACAAGACTGAGAGTCTAACATGCCGCAACGGTACATTTTGTGGAAGCATCTCTGCCGGGAATCAAACTCTGGTCTCCTggttgagagtctgcagtctgacTCCCTgctgcacactttcacccacatgACCAAAAtcggtgaacagagcgaccgagcGACACTGTGATCCACAGAGCCCACCAAGTCGTGGGGCTAAACATGGATGTGACGACATTTGTTGTTGTCACTTGGCCCACATCGGTTCTTATTGGTATCAGATATTAGTATCAAATATGGgctacatcctagaatagatatgaacattCAAAAACAGCAGATATGAGCAGCGGTTCAGGACTGAGTATGAAGTCCTGCAGACGGTGTGAAGGGCTTCAGTTCAAAGACacttttcacacatgcagcttcaCCCAGAGATCTTCCCCGAAATGTTCCAAAAAATTGATCCGGCAATTTCCCCGGGTGGAGTGCGCTCACAAGAGACTCCGGGGCGCCGTGTTCCACTCTGCCACTCGCGTGTGAGAGTGGAAAGTTTGAAAATTGGCCAACTGTCGTGCGCATTTGGGAAACACTTTCTACACCGAAGTGTTACAGATAGCAGCAGCTGATGGTGTGAACAGAGGAAAGCACCAGAGCTGCTGGAGAAGTGAACACAGAAATCTGATGCTCCATGTGTGAAAGAGGCTTTTTGACAGGAATTGATACTTTGGCTGTTGCTGAGGATTAAACCTGCGACTGTCCAATTATGAAATCGTCTCTCTAAAGGCCCCGACACACcaggccaatgtcgggccgtcggtaagcgtctgtgtccctagtttttgcggtgtgtcccgcaccgtcggcactagtcggacccctgtcggcggcttttcggccgattgagcgtgttgaatcggcggcggagcccgtcggtgagagagatcactctgattggaaggctcttctccattctccatctctattcCAATACGTGAATATTTTCACAACGACATGGCCGTCTGGAATGAAGAAACTGAAGACCAGCTGATCAGCATGAGTCAGGAGAGGCCAGCTCTGTACGACATCACAGAAAAACGTTATGCCAACCGAGTGGTGAAAACAGAACTGAGATCGAAAATAAACTTGTTATATATCAGGTACGATTTTCTTTAGCAGAAACTGTTCTACCgactaccgccacctgctggtacggagagttatttcccctcacgcaggcgcagaacgtacgtgctagttggccgtcggctgtagtctttgcggtgcgttcaagtgcaactttttggaccagacacaggcgaggtgaggcgacgcaacagtcggccttcgtcgccgctggttctttgatgtcggtttggtgtgtcagggccttaagcaCCAGGACACTCTTTCaagtctctgtctttctctctctctctctctttctctctctgtgatgtgGTACATTGGCCTTCATTCACGGTACAAAGAATAgtagaagaagagtgtgtgATTTGAGGACAGTTTCCTTTTGTTTCGTTCGCCATTGAACTCTTCACACAGCTCCGGCATTTATgaactaaaacaaacaaacggccTCGTTTAACGTCAGCAGAGAAGTTTGTTTCTTCCAGGTTCCACTTCAGGTTCTGTGCAGAGTGTCTTTATGTCTGAAAAACAGCTCTCATCCCCTCCATAGTGAAAGCTTTAAAGCTTCGATATTAATCTTTATATCGGATAATTATAGCTGAGAACTTTGAGAGAGGAGGCTCAGGATGATTTGgagttttgattcattttgaaaaacGGTAAAGGGATTCAGAGAACATGCTATCAGGTGATAAAACCTATATTCTTTGGGATATTTATACTAGGTTGAGATGGATATATGGGGCTAATATTGACCTGtaattaaaaatcaaatatcagTCAGTAAGTGtctcctctgatatgatgcaggttcCTCCTGAGCACAGCTACAGagaaacagtctggaaaacctgacaggacatttgattttctttgcacattgcatttattcatttaggCTAATTGTTgaaatcatgttttttgtaaaccaattcttcatttaaaggcagtaatgtctcccagagtttctctaccattgaacgggtgtgatgtcactgctgctgacactaaaataatgtCATCAGTttgtggagagttttagtgtcccacgatggtctcaattctgtttcagaggcttttcctccctgacaaaaAGAAATcattggaggaaacactgaatagttggaattgtttggcatgaaaatggaaacaatTGAAGATGGGTctactgaatattggcacttgagtctaaaaatatcagtatgttCCTACAGAAACCCATACTGGTCGAAGCCTAATTTACACCCACAGTGTGAACTCCATCCAGCGGGTGTTGCAGCGGGTCGAACTCATAAATTGCTCAGGTGACTGTGACTCTTCGTGCCGCAGCAGAGGCGCTGAGTGACAGGCAGAGGGAAGCTGCTGAGGAGGCTCATAATTCCTCCGTTTAGTAGCTGCTCTTTCTCATTACTGACTTCTCCTCCCTGATGCCTTTTGTCCCCCCGGCCACATTATCCGGCTGCGTAATGAGCCGGTGTGCGGCGCAGGGTCAGAGCCCCGGCCGTCGTTAAGCCGCCCCCTCTCCGCGTTACTTCTAACGAGCCAAGCCCACGTCGTTTGcgagtcggctgctaaacagcctCTGATTTGTCTGCAAAGCGGGAACAAGAGAATCCGCGGCGGCTGCAGGCCGGTGCGTGTCCTCCGGCGGGAGGGATGCGGCCGCCCCCCGGGGAGCCGAGCCGCCCGGCCGCACTGATCAGCCGGCTTTCATGTGGCAGCCAAAGGTTCCCAGGCTAATGACGCGCAGCTCCGTTTGAATGTCGCAGCATGGGGCAGAGGACCGCTGGAATAACACGAATCTCAGATCAGTCATTAGAGCCGCCGCTGCTGTCTCGGCCGAGGGAAGTTGTTGCAAGTTTGGAGACTTTTTACGCACGGCGCGCTGCGCGCAACATTGACCTGATTCCCAACTGAAGACGCGCAGACGCACACAgtcacagccacacacacacacacacacacacacacacacacacacacacacacacacacacacacacacaccatctttcAGAATCGCAGTATGCACGTGCACGGCCGTGAGCGCACAAAGGATCCAATCGTGTTTCCGACAACAATACATCAGGGTGACAAAAGTTTGACGACACATCTTAATAATTGCAGGGCCGCGCGTTATTTAAATATTTCTCTCACAGACCCCGGAGTGACGGACTGGGTTGTATGGCGCATAAAGCCGCTTTATCCGGCAAGGCTGCTGCGGCTGAAGGCCCTGGACTCTGCGGTGAAAAGCCACATTGTTAGAAAGAAAATACACTTAAAAGCAGTCAGAAGGTTGTTTCAAACTCTCGAACACACGAGTAACACACGAGTATAagttttcgaactaaaacggggtcagcagTGTTTTCAAAACTAtccgttttaggggtccgaaaacgccggagtagtgtggacgctaggcgtaaacgtagcaaaagttatgcgttttaaaacgaaaacgtattagtgtggatgtggtgtTGCATCTGAAGTCTTCTACCTGCTGCCTTGATAGTCTACCGACAAACCGTTTTAAGAATGTTTTTGATATTGCATCAGATTTACTGCAAATAGTCAACAGTTCCCTTTTATCAGGTGATTTCCCTCAGGCCTTGAAAACTGCAGTTATTAAGCCTCTTCTGAAAAAGAATAACCTTGATGGCTCAATAATTAGTAATTACAGGCCCGTAGACCATGGCATACTGGTAGGCAGACTGGAAAAATGGGTAGGGCTGTCTGGCACAGTCCTAAACTGGTTTAAATCTTACTTACAAGACAGAGACTACTTTGTATCTAACTGCATATCTGTGCGAACAAAAATGGCATGTGGAGTTCCCCAGGGGTCGATCCTCGGGCCTCTTCTGTTCAATCTCTACATGCTGCCACTAGCtcaaattatgcaaaacaaCAGTATTTCCTATCATAATTATGCACACGACTACACAGCTTTATCAACTGATGACTATGGTCCAATAGACTCACTAAATAAGTGCATTGAACAAatcaatgactggatgtgcctcaattttctgcaactaaacaaa
This genomic stretch from Centroberyx gerrardi isolate f3 chromosome 18, fCenGer3.hap1.cur.20231027, whole genome shotgun sequence harbors:
- the LOC139911070 gene encoding bifunctional protein GlmU-like, yielding MASSAGSSLQVHALRLGPGRELLGSLQALVEERRLRAPFIITCVGSVTKATLRLANATATNTNEVIQLNGRFEIVSLVGTLNPDAHLHICLADGEGRTVGGHVLGGLEVFTTAEVVVGEAAGLQFTRETDDRTGFPELVVQPRDRSGSC